A genomic region of uncultured Roseibium sp. contains the following coding sequences:
- a CDS encoding P1 family peptidase — MSSPSTSPARANGLLCGDLQPGPTNLITDVAGVTVGHHTLRKGDFRTGFTAILPHAGNLFLEKLPAGADVINGFGKSAGLIQVEELGTLETPILLTNTFAVGTGINALIRRELSINPDIDRSGGTVNPVVMECNDGYLSDINAMALSEADALAALDAAATNFEQGSVGAGTGISAFGFKGGIGSASRSMALDRGDFVLGALVQANFGKPGDLTLPDGRKPRPADDAQTVERGSVIVVLATDVPLESRQLNRIARRTAAGLGRLGAYYGNGSGDIALAFSTAQRIPHFADGDFIARDVLREDGIDILFKAAAETTQEAVLNAMIASPRMQGFKGRSRPSLADWLAQQPG, encoded by the coding sequence ATGTCGTCGCCTTCAACCTCACCAGCACGTGCCAACGGTCTCCTTTGCGGCGATCTGCAGCCGGGTCCCACCAATCTGATCACGGATGTCGCTGGCGTCACCGTCGGGCATCACACCTTGCGGAAGGGTGATTTCAGGACCGGGTTCACGGCCATTCTGCCGCATGCCGGAAATCTCTTTCTGGAAAAACTGCCGGCCGGGGCTGATGTCATCAACGGGTTCGGCAAGAGCGCGGGTCTCATCCAGGTGGAGGAACTGGGAACGCTGGAAACACCCATTCTTTTGACCAACACGTTCGCCGTGGGCACCGGAATCAACGCGTTGATCCGGCGGGAACTTTCCATCAACCCCGATATCGACCGCTCCGGCGGCACGGTCAATCCGGTGGTGATGGAATGCAATGACGGGTATCTGAGCGACATCAACGCGATGGCCCTGAGCGAAGCGGATGCACTCGCCGCGCTTGATGCTGCCGCCACCAATTTTGAACAGGGCAGTGTCGGTGCCGGTACGGGCATCAGCGCGTTCGGTTTCAAGGGCGGGATCGGTTCCGCGTCGCGGAGCATGGCGCTGGACCGCGGAGACTTCGTGCTTGGAGCCCTGGTGCAGGCGAATTTCGGCAAACCGGGCGACCTCACACTTCCCGACGGACGCAAGCCCCGTCCGGCAGATGATGCGCAGACGGTTGAACGCGGATCGGTGATCGTCGTTCTTGCCACCGACGTGCCCCTTGAAAGCCGGCAGCTGAATCGGATCGCGCGGCGCACAGCTGCCGGTCTCGGGCGACTTGGTGCCTACTACGGCAACGGCAGCGGCGATATTGCACTGGCGTTTTCCACCGCACAGCGCATTCCGCATTTTGCCGATGGCGATTTCATCGCACGCGATGTTCTGCGGGAGGATGGAATTGATATTCTGTTCAAGGCGGCGGCGGAGACCACGCAGGAAGCAGTTCTGAATGCCATGATCGCGTCCCCTCGAATGCAGGGCTTCAAGGGCCGCAGCCGCCCGTCGCTGGCGGACTGGCTGGCGCAACAACCGGGTTGA
- a CDS encoding tyrosyl-tRNA synthetase: MFRKFAIAAVTVATIATTAIAVAPTEAHAKNRAGAVAAGAIIGLATGAIIASQAQRRHYHPVRCHNQPVRRWSPYYGRYVVVGYRQVCY, encoded by the coding sequence ATGTTTCGTAAATTTGCCATCGCAGCCGTTACCGTCGCAACGATCGCGACGACCGCTATTGCCGTTGCACCGACCGAGGCACATGCCAAGAACCGTGCAGGCGCGGTTGCAGCAGGTGCCATCATCGGCCTGGCGACCGGTGCCATCATCGCCTCGCAGGCACAGCGCCGTCACTACCATCCCGTACGCTGCCACAACCAGCCGGTTCGGCGCTGGAGCCCTTACTACGGCCGGTATGTTGTCGTCGGATATCGTCAGGTCTGCTACTAA
- a CDS encoding DUF4396 domain-containing protein, with amino-acid sequence MTFRQGDITLPDTLVAIFKSDARMLSGAMIVWFVLTAASLAFVIWDSVFNGVTSWVQKLAWILVVAYTGPVGCFLYLMSCRRPFPGGHDEFTRKTWKQAVNSEMHCLAGDATGIVIAASIVPVFHLANGWDSAVEYVAGFVCGLFIFQALMMRGMYDGDYWKAVRNTFFAETMSMNFVMAGMLPTMIILASFWPGSTEPASAEFWFRMSIASIVGLATAYPVNYWLVASHLKHGCMTLPGKDTPALGHRSPEPAMDMSGQMPHMQSGDRHEGHVHSKMAMARLPFPAQVGLIAASFAVLLAAGLITGLFVPIRFGIAG; translated from the coding sequence TTGACATTCCGTCAGGGCGACATCACCCTGCCGGACACGCTTGTTGCCATTTTCAAATCGGATGCCCGCATGCTTTCTGGAGCCATGATTGTCTGGTTTGTACTGACCGCGGCGAGCCTGGCATTCGTCATTTGGGATTCGGTCTTCAACGGCGTAACGAGTTGGGTGCAGAAGCTCGCCTGGATCCTCGTCGTCGCGTATACGGGTCCTGTCGGTTGTTTTCTGTATCTCATGAGCTGCCGCCGGCCGTTTCCGGGCGGCCACGACGAATTCACCCGGAAAACTTGGAAACAGGCGGTCAACAGCGAAATGCATTGTCTTGCCGGCGATGCGACAGGTATTGTCATCGCCGCGTCAATTGTTCCGGTCTTCCATCTGGCCAACGGGTGGGACAGCGCCGTCGAGTATGTCGCGGGCTTCGTTTGCGGCCTTTTCATCTTCCAGGCCCTGATGATGCGCGGCATGTATGACGGCGACTATTGGAAGGCCGTGCGCAACACCTTCTTCGCCGAAACCATGTCGATGAATTTTGTCATGGCAGGAATGCTGCCGACAATGATCATTCTGGCGAGCTTCTGGCCAGGCTCAACGGAGCCGGCCTCGGCTGAATTCTGGTTCCGCATGAGCATTGCCTCGATCGTGGGACTTGCGACGGCGTACCCCGTCAACTACTGGCTGGTCGCGTCCCATCTGAAACACGGATGCATGACACTGCCTGGCAAGGACACACCTGCCCTGGGCCACCGGTCGCCTGAGCCTGCAATGGATATGTCCGGACAAATGCCGCACATGCAATCAGGGGACCGGCACGAAGGTCACGTGCATTCGAAAATGGCGATGGCACGTTTGCCGTTCCCGGCCCAGGTTGGATTGATTGCCGCATCCTTCGCGGTGCTGCTTGCGGCCGGATTGATCACGGGCCTGTTCGTACCGATCCGCTTCGGCATTGCTGGCTGA
- the tyrS gene encoding tyrosine--tRNA ligase, translating to MSEFKSDFLNVLSERGFIHQISDPQGLDELCAKETVTAYIGFDCTAPSLHAGSLVPIMMLHWFQQTGHRPIALMGGGTTRVGDPSGKDESRKILTEDSIEENKAGIRKVFEKLLRFGDGPRDAIMLDNADWLLKLNYVDFLRNIGRHFSVNQMIQRDSVRLRLEREQHLSFLEFNYMLLQGYDYLELYRRTGCRLQMGGSDQWGNILSGTDLVRRLAETEAFALTSPLLTTASGAKMGKTAAGAVWLNEEQLSAYDYWQYWRNTEDADVDRFLKLFTVLPMDEIARLSALEGSEINDAKKILATEATALIHGREKADEAAETARKAFEEGQSAEGLPTVEISRTDLEAGIGVLSAFVTAGLCSSNGEVRRNIKGGAVKINDKGEQNDKRMLGMGDVSEDGIVKLSLGKKKHVLLKPV from the coding sequence ATGAGCGAGTTCAAATCGGATTTCCTGAACGTTCTCTCGGAACGTGGCTTCATTCATCAGATTTCCGATCCACAGGGCCTTGACGAACTGTGCGCAAAGGAAACGGTCACAGCCTATATCGGGTTTGATTGCACGGCTCCCAGCCTGCATGCCGGATCGCTCGTCCCCATCATGATGCTGCACTGGTTCCAGCAGACGGGACACAGGCCCATCGCGTTGATGGGCGGAGGCACCACCCGCGTCGGTGATCCGTCGGGCAAGGATGAAAGCCGGAAGATCCTCACCGAAGACTCAATCGAGGAAAACAAGGCCGGCATCCGGAAGGTGTTCGAGAAGCTGCTGCGTTTCGGCGACGGGCCGCGCGATGCCATCATGCTCGACAACGCGGACTGGCTCTTGAAGCTGAACTATGTCGACTTCCTGCGCAACATCGGCCGGCACTTTTCGGTCAACCAGATGATCCAGCGCGACTCGGTGCGCCTGCGTCTGGAACGCGAGCAGCATCTTTCGTTCCTCGAGTTCAACTACATGCTGCTGCAGGGCTACGATTACCTTGAACTCTACCGGCGCACAGGCTGCCGTCTCCAGATGGGCGGGTCGGACCAGTGGGGCAACATTCTCTCCGGCACCGATCTCGTCCGCAGGCTCGCGGAGACAGAGGCCTTCGCCCTCACCTCGCCCTTGCTGACAACCGCTTCGGGCGCGAAGATGGGCAAGACGGCGGCAGGAGCTGTCTGGCTCAACGAGGAACAGCTCTCGGCCTATGACTACTGGCAATACTGGCGCAACACCGAAGACGCCGATGTCGACCGTTTCCTGAAACTCTTCACGGTCCTGCCGATGGACGAGATCGCCCGGCTTTCGGCCCTCGAGGGTTCGGAGATCAACGATGCCAAGAAGATCCTGGCCACGGAAGCAACTGCGCTGATCCACGGACGGGAAAAAGCCGACGAGGCCGCGGAAACTGCACGCAAGGCATTTGAAGAAGGCCAGTCCGCCGAAGGCCTGCCGACCGTCGAGATTTCCAGAACCGACCTCGAAGCGGGTATCGGCGTCCTGTCCGCCTTTGTCACGGCCGGCCTGTGCAGTTCCAACGGCGAAGTGCGCAGGAACATCAAGGGCGGCGCTGTGAAGATCAACGACAAGGGCGAGCAGAACGACAAACGCATGCTGGGCATGGGCGATGTATCGGAAGACGGCATCGTGAAGCTTTCGCTCGGCAAGAAGAAGCACGTCCTGCTGAAGCCGGTCTGA
- a CDS encoding AsmA-like C-terminal domain-containing protein, with protein MTKTARKTVRKRYWFVALGLLVCVTAGLVVLFASGPVRIPFLGSVLASQATRGPLELAIKQGSIDFTAEDGIEFILEEAKLEIDGPAPVTILFPELVVPLDPDALLEGKLRFSSLRLVQPRVTVALKGGQAKLPEIGPLMEAVDRMSDVVDDQFSRRGLRHVSIRNGTFELTGAKPRLFDGIDADVVRSDRRVIRASAKVSGNVSTWRLQLARSAPEGGSEKTIGIVVNGITLAELLGPATLDRHGKGFGLPASAKVETKLDGNGKFLSANAVARVQNGWFQLGKTLVAFDDAALSLLFNAGQSAIEITKSHVIRGNTRIYFSGLVEPGEEGSNDWIIGLTSDYPQFGSADVSEAPQMLDGVKIRARFNPLDRVISIDRFIAKAGKAIAQLVASIEITDQGPYVAIAASGENIPIATAKQVWPITLVPPARRWVADNIKAGLIEDFTYSAAIRPPAFNHRDPDAGWSGDDMLMDATFSGGAVTPFGDLPQVSDLTGSLKVAGEVLTVRADGGVAQTAEGGNVAVPQSIFEIYNLPLRDGKTAKIEAKVEGGIGELATVANSNPLNVIDRAGLKTGGASGDGSIDVVARFPLAKGISLDDVSWRVTGALDDFTDENPIMGRTIENADVEIDATPEQVAITGNGVLDGLDADIDLVVPLGESGVAGKQDVVVSVTADQLKQKGIDLTAFLDGDLVLSVTGRSDGQDFSVDLTKCKVVLEALGWEKARGVPATATFKLIETDEKQMVRDFRLTSEGANISGSMQLSKAGELVTASFDTFRLRPGDDADVEIQRTANGRYDIIFSGSVFDGRGLIQSLTSPGGSQGAGDFSEGARIAVSLQSVTGFNGQTLKGVSGKVETGPKGIRTADLSGKINGGSDLEFKIVEQGQSQLATGQFDDTGATLKFLDFYERMEGGRGVISVAMADEDSWAGDFKVRSLRITEDPAIRSIRDRERSNPDPDARIVTARTSDGSANFDTMEINFTRDGDIMTILRGALQGNVLGGTVSGTVNLTEQTLNLSGTFVPIYALNNFFAKIPILGFALGGNSGEGLIGVTYRLSGSVSDPVLSVNPISAIAPGIFRRMFEFQQN; from the coding sequence TTGACCAAAACGGCGCGAAAGACCGTTCGCAAACGCTATTGGTTTGTCGCTCTCGGACTTCTGGTTTGCGTGACGGCGGGGCTGGTCGTGCTGTTTGCCTCCGGCCCGGTCCGTATTCCCTTTCTTGGCAGCGTTCTGGCTTCTCAGGCAACACGCGGGCCGCTGGAGCTCGCAATAAAGCAGGGCAGTATCGATTTTACCGCTGAAGACGGTATCGAATTCATCCTGGAAGAGGCGAAGCTGGAAATCGACGGACCGGCTCCCGTCACGATCCTCTTTCCTGAACTGGTTGTTCCGCTAGATCCGGATGCCCTGCTTGAAGGCAAGCTCCGGTTTTCGTCGCTTCGCCTCGTCCAGCCGCGGGTGACGGTCGCGCTCAAGGGAGGCCAGGCGAAATTGCCCGAGATCGGCCCTCTCATGGAGGCGGTCGACCGCATGAGTGATGTCGTTGACGATCAGTTTTCCAGGCGTGGCCTGAGGCACGTTTCAATTCGCAACGGCACGTTCGAGCTTACGGGAGCCAAGCCGCGCCTGTTTGACGGAATTGATGCCGATGTCGTTCGAAGCGACCGCCGCGTCATCCGTGCGAGCGCAAAAGTATCGGGCAACGTTTCCACCTGGCGCCTGCAACTGGCGCGCAGTGCGCCCGAAGGCGGGTCGGAAAAGACCATCGGTATCGTCGTCAATGGAATAACCCTTGCCGAGCTGCTCGGTCCGGCGACCCTGGACAGACACGGCAAGGGTTTCGGTCTGCCTGCATCGGCGAAAGTCGAGACGAAGCTTGACGGTAACGGCAAATTCCTGTCCGCAAACGCGGTCGCAAGGGTGCAGAACGGCTGGTTCCAGCTTGGCAAAACACTTGTCGCCTTTGACGACGCTGCGCTTTCGCTGCTGTTCAATGCCGGACAGAGCGCAATTGAAATCACGAAGTCCCACGTGATCCGTGGCAACACGCGCATCTACTTTTCCGGACTTGTCGAACCGGGAGAAGAGGGCTCCAACGATTGGATAATCGGTCTCACGTCGGACTATCCGCAGTTCGGTTCGGCGGATGTCAGTGAAGCACCGCAGATGCTGGACGGCGTGAAGATCAGGGCGCGCTTCAATCCGCTCGACCGGGTGATATCCATTGACCGGTTCATCGCGAAGGCCGGCAAGGCGATCGCGCAGCTGGTTGCGTCCATCGAGATTACCGATCAGGGTCCCTACGTTGCCATCGCCGCGTCCGGTGAGAACATACCCATCGCAACGGCAAAGCAGGTCTGGCCGATCACGCTTGTCCCGCCCGCTCGCCGCTGGGTGGCGGACAATATAAAGGCGGGGCTGATCGAAGACTTCACCTATAGCGCGGCAATCCGGCCTCCCGCCTTCAACCACCGGGACCCGGACGCCGGCTGGTCCGGCGACGACATGCTCATGGATGCAACCTTCAGCGGTGGTGCAGTTACGCCGTTCGGAGACTTGCCGCAGGTGTCGGACCTGACCGGATCGCTCAAGGTGGCGGGTGAAGTGCTGACCGTGCGCGCTGACGGCGGCGTGGCGCAGACCGCCGAAGGCGGCAACGTCGCGGTGCCGCAAAGCATCTTTGAGATCTACAATTTGCCGCTTCGCGATGGAAAAACGGCCAAGATCGAGGCGAAAGTGGAAGGCGGCATCGGTGAACTGGCAACCGTGGCAAACAGCAACCCGTTGAATGTGATTGACCGCGCAGGCCTCAAGACGGGCGGCGCGAGCGGAGACGGCAGCATTGATGTCGTGGCGCGCTTTCCGCTCGCCAAGGGCATCAGCCTCGATGATGTCTCATGGCGTGTCACCGGAGCGCTCGACGATTTCACCGACGAAAATCCCATCATGGGCCGCACGATCGAAAACGCGGATGTTGAGATCGATGCAACGCCCGAACAGGTCGCCATCACCGGGAACGGGGTTCTCGACGGCCTCGATGCCGATATCGATCTGGTGGTGCCGCTTGGCGAATCCGGCGTTGCCGGCAAGCAGGATGTCGTCGTCTCGGTCACCGCGGATCAGCTGAAGCAGAAGGGGATCGACCTCACCGCATTTCTCGACGGTGACCTTGTTCTCAGCGTGACAGGGAGAAGCGACGGACAGGATTTCTCGGTCGATCTGACCAAATGCAAGGTTGTTCTTGAAGCGCTCGGCTGGGAGAAGGCAAGGGGTGTGCCCGCAACCGCGACCTTCAAACTGATCGAGACCGATGAAAAACAGATGGTCCGAGACTTCAGGCTCACGTCGGAGGGCGCAAACATTTCCGGATCAATGCAGCTTTCCAAGGCCGGAGAACTGGTGACCGCTTCCTTCGATACCTTCAGGCTTCGCCCCGGCGACGATGCGGACGTCGAGATTCAGCGCACGGCGAACGGCCGGTACGACATCATCTTTTCCGGCTCTGTGTTCGACGGGCGCGGTCTCATTCAGAGCCTGACGAGCCCGGGCGGCAGCCAGGGCGCAGGTGATTTCTCCGAAGGTGCCCGCATTGCGGTGTCCCTTCAGAGCGTGACCGGGTTCAACGGACAGACACTCAAGGGCGTTTCCGGCAAGGTCGAGACGGGACCGAAGGGCATCCGGACGGCTGACCTGAGCGGGAAAATCAACGGTGGCTCCGATCTGGAATTCAAGATTGTCGAGCAGGGTCAAAGTCAGCTTGCCACAGGTCAGTTCGACGACACGGGCGCGACACTCAAGTTTCTCGATTTCTACGAGCGCATGGAAGGCGGGCGCGGCGTCATCAGCGTCGCCATGGCGGACGAGGACAGCTGGGCCGGTGATTTCAAGGTGCGTTCCCTGCGGATTACGGAAGACCCGGCCATCAGGAGCATCCGGGATCGGGAGCGCTCGAACCCGGATCCGGATGCGCGGATCGTGACGGCCAGGACGTCTGACGGGTCGGCGAATTTCGATACGATGGAAATCAACTTCACCCGCGACGGCGACATCATGACGATCCTGCGCGGCGCGCTGCAGGGCAACGTTCTGGGCGGTACGGTCAGTGGAACGGTGAACCTGACGGAGCAGACGCTCAATCTGAGCGGGACCTTCGTGCCGATCTATGCGCTGAACAATTTCTTCGCCAAGATACCGATCCTCGGCTTCGCGCTCGGCGGCAATTCCGGCGAGGGCCTGATCGGCGTGACCTACCGCCTTTCGGGGTCGGTGTCCGACCCCGTGCTTTCGGTCAATCCGATCTCCGCGATCGCACCAGGCATTTTCCGCAGGATGTTCGAGTTCCAGCAGAACTGA
- the bcp gene encoding thioredoxin-dependent thiol peroxidase, producing the protein MQELAIGDAAPDFDLEGDGGGRIALSDLKGNPVVLYFYPKDNTPGCTKEAIAFSELIGEFRNIGTTIVGVSPDSAKKHDNFIAKHNLAVRLGADTETQTAEGYGVWVEKSMYGKKYMGVERSTFLIDKDGKIAQIWRKVKVPGHADAVLEAARAL; encoded by the coding sequence ATGCAGGAACTCGCCATCGGAGATGCGGCGCCGGACTTCGACCTTGAAGGCGACGGAGGCGGACGGATCGCCCTGAGCGACCTCAAGGGAAACCCGGTGGTGCTGTATTTCTACCCGAAAGACAACACGCCGGGCTGCACAAAGGAAGCGATTGCCTTCTCGGAACTGATCGGAGAATTCAGAAATATCGGCACGACGATTGTCGGCGTGTCACCCGACTCCGCCAAAAAACACGATAATTTTATTGCCAAACACAATCTGGCGGTCCGGCTCGGCGCGGACACCGAAACGCAGACGGCCGAGGGGTATGGCGTGTGGGTGGAAAAATCCATGTACGGCAAGAAGTACATGGGTGTGGAACGCTCGACCTTTCTAATAGACAAGGACGGAAAGATCGCCCAGATCTGGCGAAAGGTGAAAGTGCCCGGTCACGCGGATGCCGTGCTGGAAGCTGCCAGGGCACTCTGA
- a CDS encoding ferritin-like domain-containing protein, producing MKSEKTPPAPPTLVAGARAIVSAPDVSEKVRLAYQVSKAWFGRELAIGSPSRDGLMPDRPGRPDSPELRAPRDMPKRSLTGKAGRLALLHSLAHIELNAVDLTWDLVGRFAHVRLPRTYYDDWVRVGLEEAKHFSMLQDRLARLDAAYGDLPAHDGLWQAAQDTGHDLAARLAIIPLVLEARGLDITPPMIEKARKSGDDDTAKCLEVIYRDEKNHVAFGAKWFRFLCDRQGITPEPAFHAFVRKHFRGSLKPPFNDRARSEAGLTPGFYKPLAPITG from the coding sequence ATGAAATCTGAAAAGACGCCACCAGCACCGCCGACACTCGTCGCTGGAGCCAGAGCCATCGTTTCGGCCCCGGATGTGTCGGAAAAGGTGCGGCTGGCCTACCAGGTGTCGAAAGCCTGGTTCGGCAGAGAGCTTGCCATAGGCTCCCCGTCCAGGGACGGTCTCATGCCGGACCGCCCCGGACGGCCCGACAGCCCCGAATTGCGGGCACCGCGCGACATGCCCAAGCGAAGCCTGACTGGCAAGGCCGGCCGTCTCGCCCTGCTTCATTCCCTGGCGCATATCGAATTGAACGCCGTCGATCTGACCTGGGATCTGGTCGGGCGCTTCGCCCATGTCCGCCTGCCGCGCACCTACTATGATGATTGGGTCCGGGTCGGCCTTGAAGAGGCCAAGCATTTCTCGATGCTGCAGGACAGGCTCGCGAGACTGGATGCCGCCTATGGCGACCTGCCGGCCCACGACGGGCTTTGGCAGGCGGCCCAGGACACGGGTCATGACCTAGCCGCGCGCCTGGCGATCATTCCGCTCGTCCTGGAGGCGCGCGGCCTCGACATTACGCCACCGATGATCGAAAAGGCGCGCAAGTCGGGAGATGACGACACGGCGAAGTGCCTGGAAGTCATCTACCGGGATGAAAAAAACCACGTTGCTTTCGGTGCAAAGTGGTTCCGATTCTTGTGCGACAGGCAGGGAATCACCCCGGAACCGGCATTCCACGCATTCGTCAGAAAGCACTTTCGTGGCAGTTTGAAACCGCCTTTTAATGATCGGGCAAGATCCGAAGCAGGGCTAACCCCCGGATTTTACAAGCCTCTCGCTCCTATCACGGGTTAA
- a CDS encoding M23 family metallopeptidase translates to MATHHASLNRVEKSTTYSVRPMHLICGALACVAATLGVSGSAAYYLMRSDVMAEASAERTELVLEYQDHIDRLRAEIEKLTSRQMVDRETVEIQVMDVLRRQQDLNQRHAIVADLVARAESIGIYLSNDKPLPPPKPSLDARELATIGTSDKSAIGGESELIDEPVKALGLRETTTRSVDPLSILQQTAPQPEARTTVKKNTEKRAALDAVKADISEMDVESTAAVDTITVATESRIEDILSITKSIAPSINDALRDNSSIGGPFTPISHKTFPERLRRADSALETLRRVKFAALRLPVKRPVRNGTISSNYGPRVDPFLRRLAMHTGIDFKAPYGARVYATAPGTVLTAKWNGGYGKMIEIRHANGFVTRYAHLSRMQVAEGDHVLAGDLIGNIGSTGRSTGPHLHYEIRRHDKPHNPGAFLTAGNKLTELSL, encoded by the coding sequence ATGGCGACGCACCACGCGTCTTTGAACCGGGTTGAAAAGTCCACCACGTATAGCGTGCGCCCCATGCACCTGATTTGCGGGGCACTTGCATGTGTCGCCGCGACGCTGGGTGTCAGCGGATCCGCAGCCTATTACCTGATGCGAAGCGACGTGATGGCCGAAGCGAGCGCCGAACGCACCGAGCTCGTACTCGAGTACCAGGACCATATTGACCGGTTAAGAGCCGAAATCGAAAAACTCACCAGCCGTCAGATGGTCGATCGTGAAACCGTAGAGATCCAGGTCATGGACGTGCTGCGCCGCCAGCAGGATCTCAACCAGCGCCATGCGATCGTGGCGGATCTCGTGGCGCGGGCTGAAAGCATCGGCATATATCTCAGCAACGACAAGCCCCTTCCCCCGCCGAAACCTTCGCTGGATGCACGCGAGCTCGCTACCATTGGAACCAGCGACAAATCAGCCATCGGTGGCGAGAGCGAGTTGATCGACGAACCGGTCAAGGCCCTGGGACTTCGCGAAACAACGACCAGAAGCGTCGATCCGCTTTCGATCCTTCAACAGACGGCACCGCAGCCCGAGGCACGGACCACCGTAAAAAAAAACACTGAAAAACGGGCTGCCCTCGACGCCGTGAAGGCTGACATTTCCGAGATGGACGTCGAGAGCACCGCGGCCGTCGACACGATCACGGTCGCGACCGAAAGCCGGATCGAGGATATCCTCAGCATCACCAAGTCGATCGCGCCGTCGATAAATGATGCCCTGCGTGACAACAGTTCGATCGGCGGGCCGTTCACGCCCATCTCGCACAAGACGTTTCCGGAGCGTCTGAGACGCGCCGACAGTGCGCTGGAAACACTGCGCCGCGTGAAGTTCGCAGCGCTCAGGCTCCCCGTGAAACGTCCGGTTCGCAACGGAACGATTTCAAGCAACTACGGTCCGCGCGTGGATCCGTTCCTGCGGCGACTAGCGATGCATACGGGAATTGACTTCAAGGCACCGTACGGGGCGCGGGTCTACGCGACGGCGCCCGGCACGGTCTTGACCGCCAAGTGGAATGGCGGTTACGGCAAGATGATCGAAATCAGACATGCCAACGGTTTTGTGACGCGATATGCGCATCTCAGCCGCATGCAGGTCGCAGAAGGTGACCACGTGCTCGCCGGCGACCTGATCGGCAATATCGGATCGACAGGCCGGTCGACCGGCCCGCACCTGCACTACGAGATCCGCCGTCATGACAAGCCGCACAATCCAGGTGCCTTCCTGACGGCAGGCAACAAGTTGACCGAGCTGTCTCTTTGA
- the prfB gene encoding peptide chain release factor 2 (programmed frameshift), whose translation MRAEMEAIVDEIKQAISLLRRHLDWDQALVRLEELNALSEDPGLWNDPSKAQKLMRERQQLDDGITGVKGLEQDLADNIELIELGEMEDDKDVIEDAEDALRGLKDKVNQLQLNSLLSGEADGNDAYLEINSGAGGTESQDWASMLLRMYRRWAEKHGFKVEVPAYSDGEEAGIKSATLLIKGENAYGWLKTESGVHRLVRISPYDSNARRHTSFSSAWVYPVIDDSIEIDVNESDCRIDTYRASGAGGQHVNTTDSAVRITHQPTGIVVQCQSERSQHKNRATAWGMLKARLYEAELKKREEAANAEAASKTDIGWGHQIRSYVLQPYQLVKDLRTGAESTSPGDVLDGDLDKFMEAALAQRVFGGEPVEVDDID comes from the exons ATGCGCGCCGAAATGGAAGCGATCGTTGATGAAATCAAGCAGGCCATAAGCCTGCTGAGGAGGCATCTT GACTGGGATCAGGCTCTTGTCCGATTGGAAGAACTGAACGCCCTTTCAGAAGATCCCGGTCTCTGGAACGACCCGTCGAAGGCGCAGAAACTCATGCGCGAACGTCAGCAGCTCGATGATGGCATTACAGGCGTCAAGGGCCTGGAACAGGACCTTGCGGACAATATCGAGCTGATCGAACTCGGCGAGATGGAAGACGACAAGGACGTCATCGAGGACGCCGAAGACGCCCTTCGGGGCCTCAAGGACAAGGTCAACCAGCTGCAACTCAACTCGCTCCTGTCCGGCGAAGCCGACGGCAACGACGCCTATCTGGAGATCAATTCCGGTGCCGGCGGCACGGAAAGCCAGGACTGGGCGTCGATGCTTCTCAGGATGTACCGGAGATGGGCGGAAAAGCACGGCTTCAAGGTCGAAGTGCCCGCCTACAGCGACGGCGAGGAAGCCGGGATCAAGTCCGCGACGCTGCTCATCAAGGGCGAGAACGCCTATGGCTGGCTGAAAACGGAATCGGGCGTCCACCGGCTTGTGCGCATCTCGCCCTATGACAGCAATGCGCGGCGCCATACCAGTTTCTCAAGTGCCTGGGTGTACCCGGTGATCGACGATTCGATCGAGATCGACGTCAACGAGAGCGACTGCAGGATCGACACCTATCGCGCGTCGGGCGCAGGTGGACAGCACGTCAACACGACGGACTCGGCGGTGCGGATCACGCACCAGCCGACCGGCATCGTCGTCCAGTGCCAGTCGGAAAGATCCCAGCACAAGAACCGGGCGACCGCCTGGGGCATGCTGAAGGCGCGGCTTTATGAAGCCGAGTTGAAAAAGCGCGAGGAAGCGGCGAATGCCGAAGCTGCGTCCAAGACGGATATCGGCTGGGGACACCAGATCCGCTCCTACGTTCTGCAGCCCTACCAGTTGGTGAAGGACTTGCGCACCGGAGCGGAGAGCACATCTCCCGGCGATGTGCTGGACGGGGATCTCGACAAGTTCATGGAGGCCGCATTGGCGCAGCGCGTCTTTGGCGGTGAACCGGTGGAAGTCGACGATATCGACTGA